GTGCGTGGTGCTGGGGACGGGGTTGCTGGTGGTGGCCTGGAATTGAATCGCTGAGCGCCAAAAAACATCGCGGGCAAGTCGGATCGCCGCCCGCTCGCTCCTACAGGGCCCTGAGCTTTGTAGGAGCGAGGCTTGCCCGCGATGGCGTCTGTGGAGACGCCGCCGAATTCAACTGCCGCTTTCGCTACGCCGGCTGCTGACTTCCGCCGGCACGTCGTGGCCGGCCATGCGCTTGCGGAACAGCGCCGCCCGCGCCAGCAGCAGGGTGGTCACCGGCACGGTGATCGACAGCAGGATCGGAATCAGCCAGGCGTGCAGCACCGGCGCCGACTTCAGTCCCGAGAAGTACAGGATCGACGCCAGGGCCACGCACCAGGCGCCCAGGGTCGAGGCCAGGGCCGGCGGGTGCATGCGCTGGAAGTAGTCCTTCAGGCGCACGATGCCCAGCGCGCCGATCAGCGCGAAGGTGCCGCTGAGCACTAGCAGGATCGCCACCGGTATCTCGATCCATAACGACAGTTCACTGACGGCATTCATTCGATCACCTCGCCACGCAGGAGGAATTTGGCCAGGGCGAACGAGCCGACGAAGCCGAACAGGGCGATCAGCAGCGCCGCCTCGAAATAGGTGTCGCTGGCATAACGGATGCCCAGCACCAGCATCATCAGCATCGCCAGGATGTACAGGTAGTCCAGGGCCAGGACCCGGTCCTGGGCCGAGGGGCCGCGGAACAGCCGGACCAGGGTCAGGACCATGGCCACGGAAAACAGGAACAGGCTGAACAGGATCGCGTTGGAGAGCAGGGCACTCATTCGAAGATCTCCATCAACGGACGCTCGTAGGTGGCCTTGAAGTGCTGGATGAAAGCGACCTCGTCGTCCAGGTCGAACACATGCAGCAGCAGGATGCTGCGGTCCAGGGACAGCTCGGACCAGACAGTGCCCGGCACCACCGTGGTGATGGTCGAGAGCGCCGCCAGGCCGTTGGCGTCGCGCAGTTGCAGGGGGATCTTGACGAAGCGCGAGCGCGGCGGGCGCCGCCCGGCGTTGAGCACGCCCCAGGCCACGGCCAGGTTCGACAGCAGCACATCGCGGCCGACCACCAGCAACAGGCGCAGGATGGTCGCCGGGCGGCGGATGCGGATCGGCAGCGGGCGCAGCGGCCGCATCATCAAGGGCGCGCAGAAGCCCAGGAGCGCGCCGAGCAACAGGTTGCCCGGGCTCACGGACTGGTTCAGCACCAGCCACAGCAGCCACAGTGCCAGCGACAGCCAGGGGGCGGGGAACAGGCGCTTCATGGCTGCACCTCCTGCACGGCCGCCTGGGCTTCAGGGCTCGGCACCGTGCGGGTGCCGAGCACGGCCATTACGTATTGCTGCGGATGGTCGAGGCTGTCGGCGGCGGCCTGGGTAAAGCGCAACAGCGGCTCGGCCTTGACGGTCAGCAGCATGCACAGCCCGAGCAGGGCGATGATCGGTACGCACTCGAAACGCCGCAGCAGCGGCGACGGCCGCTCCTCCGGGGTCCAGAAACGCTGGATACCCACTCGGGAAAAGGCGATCAGCGACGCCAGGCCAGAGAGGATCAGCAGGGCCAGCAAGCCCCAGGCGGCGCCCGACAACGGCGCGTCGCTGGCCGTGCCCAGCCCGCTGGGGTTGAGCAGGGCGCCGATCAGACTCAGCTTGCCGATGAACCCGGACAGCGGTGGCATGCCGATGATCAGCAGGGCGCAGGCAATGAAACTCAAGCCGAGGAAGGCCATGGTCCAGGGAATCACCTGGCCGACCACGGCCTTCTGTTCGTCGTCGAGGTTGGTGCCCGGCGGCGGTTGCAGCGATTCCATGGGGCGCGGCAGGGTTTCGCCTTCGTCGTCCAGGGGGATCTCGTTGGCCGAGCGCGAGCGCTCGATCAGCTCCGCCAGCAGGAACAGCGCACTCATCGCCAGGGTCGAGCTGACCAGGTAGAACAGCGCGCCGGCGATCAGGCTGGGCTGGGCGAAGCCGATCGCCGCCAGGAGGATCCCGGCTGAGACCAGGATGCTCAGGCTGGCCATGCGCTCCAGGCGCTGTGCGGCGAGGATCGCCAGGGCGGCGCAGACGATGGTCGCCATGCCGCCGTAGATCAGCCAGTCGCCGCCGAAGTAGGCCGAGGCCCCGGCCTGGCCGGAAAACAGCAGGGTCCACAGGCGCAGCAGGGTATAGACGCCGACCTTGGTCATGATCGCGAACATGGCCGCCACCGGCGCGCTGGCCGAGGAATAGGCCGGCACCAGCCAGAAGTTCAGCGGCCACATGCCGGCCTTGGCCAGGAACGCGGTGGCCAGGATCGCCGCGCCGGCGTGCAGCAGGCCGCGGTCGGCTTCCGGCACCAGCGGGATCTTCAGCGCCAGGTCGGCCATGTTCAGGGTGCCGGTGACGCCGTAGATCAGCGCCGCGCCGATCAGGAACAGCGACGACGCCAGCAGGTTGATCGCCACGTAGTGCAGGCCGGCGGACACCCGCGCCCGGCCCGAGCCATGGAGCATCAGGCCATAGGAGGCGGCCAGCAGCACTTCGAAGAACACGAACAGGTTGAACAGGTCGGCGGTCAGGAACGCACCGTACAGGCCCATCAGCTGGATCTGGAACAGCGCGTGGAAGCTGGCCCCGGCGCGGTCCCAGCGGGCCATGGCGAACAGCAGGGCGCTGACGCCGATGATCCCGGTGAGGACCAGCATCAGCGCCGACAGGCGATCGACCACCAGCACGATGCCGAACGGCACCTGCCAGTTGCCCGGCAGGTAGACGCCGACGGAGCCGGGCACGCCGCTCTGCTGGGTCCAGTACAGCAACAGCACGGCGATACCGAGGCCGAGGAGGCTGGAGAACAGGTTGATCCGGGCCTTGAGCGGGCGGCGTTTCTCGCCGAGCATCAGCATCACCGCGGCGGTCAGCAGCGGTAGCAGGATGGGGGCGACGATCAGGTGCGGCATCAGGCTCATTCTTTCGGCTCCCGGCCATCCACGTGGTCGGTGCCGGTCAGGCCCCGGGAGGCCAGCAGGACCACCAGGAACAGCGCGGTCATGGCGAAGCTGATGACGATCGCCGTGAGCACCAGCGCCTGGGGCAGCGGGTCGGTGTAGTTCAGCAGATCCTGGGGCACGCCGTCCTTGATGATTGGCTCCTTGCCGATGAACAGGCTGCCCATGCTGAAGATGAACAGGTTGACCCCGTAGGACAGCAGGCACAGGCCCATCACCACCTGGAAGGTCCGCGGCCGCAGCACCAGCCAGACGCCGGAGGCCGCCAGTACACCAATGGCGATTGCAATGACTTCTTCCATCAGGCGGCTCCTGGCTTGGCTTGGGGTTTGGCTTGCGCGCGCACCGACTGGTGCGCCAGCGCCGTGAGGATCAGCAGGGTCGAGCCGACCACCACCGCATACACGCCAATGTCGAAGAACAGCGCGCTGGCGATATGGATATCACCGAGCAGCGGCAGGTCCAGGTGCAGGGTGTGGGTGGTCAGGAACGGGTAGCCGAAGCCCAGCGCGCCAAGCCCGGTGAGGGTGGCGAACAGCAGGCCGGTGCCCATCCAGCGCGGCGGCCGCAGGCTCATCTGCGCCTCGACCCACTGGGTGCCGGCGACCATGTACTGGAGGATGAACGCCACCGACATCACCAGGCCGGCGACGAAGCCGCCGCCCGGCTGGTTGTGGCCGCGCATGAACAGGTAGAACGACACCACCATGGCGATCGGCAGCAGCAGGCGCACCAGCGCCGCCGGCACCATCATGAAGCCCAGGGCGGTGTCGCTGGCCTGGCGCGGGTTGACCAGGTCGGTGACCACGTCCGGCGCCAGCAGGCGCTGCTGGGCTGGCAACTGCATGCTTTCCTTCGGCGGGCGGAAGCGGCGCAGCAGGGCGAACACGGTCAGGGCCACGGCCACCAGCACGGTGATCTCGCCCAGGGTGTCGAAGCCGCGGAAGTCCACCAGCATCACGTTCACCACATTGCTGCCGCCGCCTTCGGGCAGGGCGCGGCTTAAGTAGAACGAGGAAATGTCGTTGGGGGTCTGGCGG
This portion of the Pseudomonas sp. MRSN 12121 genome encodes:
- a CDS encoding Na+/H+ antiporter subunit G, yielding MNAVSELSLWIEIPVAILLVLSGTFALIGALGIVRLKDYFQRMHPPALASTLGAWCVALASILYFSGLKSAPVLHAWLIPILLSITVPVTTLLLARAALFRKRMAGHDVPAEVSSRRSESGS
- a CDS encoding K+/H+ antiporter subunit F yields the protein MSALLSNAILFSLFLFSVAMVLTLVRLFRGPSAQDRVLALDYLYILAMLMMLVLGIRYASDTYFEAALLIALFGFVGSFALAKFLLRGEVIE
- a CDS encoding Na+/H+ antiporter subunit E; its protein translation is MKRLFPAPWLSLALWLLWLVLNQSVSPGNLLLGALLGFCAPLMMRPLRPLPIRIRRPATILRLLLVVGRDVLLSNLAVAWGVLNAGRRPPRSRFVKIPLQLRDANGLAALSTITTVVPGTVWSELSLDRSILLLHVFDLDDEVAFIQHFKATYERPLMEIFE
- a CDS encoding monovalent cation/H+ antiporter subunit D; translated protein: MSLMPHLIVAPILLPLLTAAVMLMLGEKRRPLKARINLFSSLLGLGIAVLLLYWTQQSGVPGSVGVYLPGNWQVPFGIVLVVDRLSALMLVLTGIIGVSALLFAMARWDRAGASFHALFQIQLMGLYGAFLTADLFNLFVFFEVLLAASYGLMLHGSGRARVSAGLHYVAINLLASSLFLIGAALIYGVTGTLNMADLALKIPLVPEADRGLLHAGAAILATAFLAKAGMWPLNFWLVPAYSSASAPVAAMFAIMTKVGVYTLLRLWTLLFSGQAGASAYFGGDWLIYGGMATIVCAALAILAAQRLERMASLSILVSAGILLAAIGFAQPSLIAGALFYLVSSTLAMSALFLLAELIERSRSANEIPLDDEGETLPRPMESLQPPPGTNLDDEQKAVVGQVIPWTMAFLGLSFIACALLIIGMPPLSGFIGKLSLIGALLNPSGLGTASDAPLSGAAWGLLALLILSGLASLIAFSRVGIQRFWTPEERPSPLLRRFECVPIIALLGLCMLLTVKAEPLLRFTQAAADSLDHPQQYVMAVLGTRTVPSPEAQAAVQEVQP
- a CDS encoding Na+/H+ antiporter subunit C, encoding MEEVIAIAIGVLAASGVWLVLRPRTFQVVMGLCLLSYGVNLFIFSMGSLFIGKEPIIKDGVPQDLLNYTDPLPQALVLTAIVISFAMTALFLVVLLASRGLTGTDHVDGREPKE